The Myxococcales bacterium genome contains the following window.
GATGGCAGCGACATCGCGGCCAGCGTACCGCGATCGCGGCCGGCGGCTCGGTCCCGCGCCCGCGATCGCCCGGCGCGGCGCTGGCGCGCGGCGGGGCGGCCGGCCGTCGGCCCGCGCCGCGGCCGGGGCGCCCGGCGGCGGATTCGACGCGCGCGGCCGGGGCGCTGCGTTACCGTGTCCCGATGCGGTGGAACCTCGTGGCGAACGCGTGCGTGGTCGCGGTCGGGCTCGCGGCGTGCGGGGGCGATCGGGCGCCGCCCGGCGCCGACGCGGCCGGAGTGGACGCCCAGATCGAACCGATCCCGGACGACGCGATCTGGCTCGACCCCGTCGCTGGCAAGCCGACCGGGACCGGCGCCGTCGACGATCCCTGGCCGGGCCTGGCGGCGTCGATCGACGCCGGCCTGCTGGGGGCGTTGCCGGTGGGCGCGACCCTGGTCCTGCGCGGCGGCGCCCACGGCGACGTGTCGCTCGCGGGCGACAACCCCGAGATGATCACGATCCGGGCCGCGCCGGGGGAGGTGCCCCAGCTCGAGCGCCTCGAGATCCGCGCGGGCCAGCGCTGGCGGCTGCGCGGGCTGACGATCAGCCCGTCGTTCGCGGCCGCGCCCTACACCGGCAACATCGTCACGCTCGGCGAGCGGGCCGCGTCGTCGGAGCTGATCCTCGAGGACAGCTTCGTCTACAGCGAGCTCGACAGCAGCGGGTGGACGATCGCCGACTGGATGGCCGCGCCCAGCGGCGTGCTGCTCGGGCGCAACGGCCGCGACCTGACGCTGCGCAACACCCAGGTGACGAACACGCGGTTCGGCGTGGCGATCACCTCGTTCGACTCGCTGGTCGAGGGCAACGTCATCAACAACTTCTCCGCCGACGGCATCCGGGTCACCCGGGACGGGGCGACGGTCGCCCACAACGTCATCAAGAACGTCTACGTCAGCGACGCCGACGGCGACGCCAACCACGACGACGCGATCCAGTGCTTCCTGTTCAACGTCGGCACCGGCCTGGTCCGCGACGTCACGATCCGCGGCAACATCATCATCAACCGCGAGGACGACGCCCAGCCGTTCGCGGCGCCGGTCCAGGCCATCGGCTTCTTCGACGGGCCCCTCGTGAACTTCCTCGTCGAGGACAACGTGATCCTGGTGTCCCACTGGCACGGCGTGTCGCTCTACGACGCCCAG
Protein-coding sequences here:
- a CDS encoding right-handed parallel beta-helix repeat-containing protein; translated protein: MRWNLVANACVVAVGLAACGGDRAPPGADAAGVDAQIEPIPDDAIWLDPVAGKPTGTGAVDDPWPGLAASIDAGLLGALPVGATLVLRGGAHGDVSLAGDNPEMITIRAAPGEVPQLERLEIRAGQRWRLRGLTISPSFAAAPYTGNIVTLGERAASSELILEDSFVYSELDSSGWTIADWMAAPSGVLLGRNGRDLTLRNTQVTNTRFGVAITSFDSLVEGNVINNFSADGIRVTRDGATVAHNVIKNVYVSDADGDANHDDAIQCFLFNVGTGLVRDVTIRGNIIINREDDAQPFAAPVQAIGFFDGPLVNFLVEDNVILVSHWHGVSLYDAQGSQILDNVAFTRWPEAQPRPWVMLGEKLGMAHGNTVRGNYAHSFDFAADATVTAADNLPVTRAILDARMTALAAEIAARFGAAHPVSGQPRVVGW